Proteins encoded by one window of Manihot esculenta cultivar AM560-2 chromosome 10, M.esculenta_v8, whole genome shotgun sequence:
- the LOC110624084 gene encoding protein trichome birefringence-like 12 → MPSKLPTTIPCLVFISVLLLYLYSTSLFPYSSTSVTIPSLSTPCNLFEGHWVLDPQAPKPFYDESCPFHRNAWNCLRNKRDNMGLINSWKWVPQKCNLPRINPERFLEIMRNRNIGFVGDSLNENFLVSFLCILRVADADAKRWKRKGAWRGAYFPKFNVTVAYHRAVLLAKYQWQPKQSVLANDGLKGTYRVDVDIPADEWATINDFYDVLIFNTGHWWGYDKFPKETPVVFYLAGQPILPPLGLFDGLKVVLENMVSYIQSEIPGKTLKFWRLQSPRHFYGGEWNQNGSCLFNEPLKEYELDLWFDPSKNGVNKEARKINHAIEQILQGTDIHLLDLTHLSEYRADAHPAIWLGKKDAVAIWGQDCMHWCLPGVPDTWVDILSELIRQGVMRN, encoded by the exons ATGCCTTCGAAGCTTCCTACCACTATCCCTTGCCTCGTCTTCATTTCCGTCCTCCTCCTTTACCTCTACTCCACTTCGCTCTTCCCTTACTCCTCCACATCCGTCACCATTCCTTCTCTTTCCACACCTTGCAATCTCTTCGAAGGCCACTGGGTCTTAGACCCTCAAGCTCCTAAACCCTTTTACGATGAGTCCTGCCCATTTCATAGGAACGCCTGGAACTGCCTTAGAAACAAGAGAGACAACATGGGTCTCATCAATTCCTGGAAATGGGTGCCCCAAAAATGCAATTTGCCACGGATTAATCCGGAGAGATTCCTAGAGATAATGAGAAATAGGAACATTGGATTTGTTGGCGATTCTTTAAATGAGAATTTTTTGGTTTCGTTTTTGTGTATTCTTAGAGTAGCTGATGCTGATGCGAAGAGGTGGAAAAGGAAAGGGGCTTGGAGAGGTGCTTATTTCCCTAAATTCAATGTCACCGTGGCATATCACCGGGCTGTTTTGCTCGCCAAATATCA GTGGCAGCCAAAACAGTCTGTACTTGCAAATGATGGACTGAAGGGAACTTATCGCGTAGATGTTGACATACCTGCAGATGAATGGGCCACCATCaatgatttttatgatgttctcATATTTAATACTGGACACTG GTGGGGCTATGACAAATTCCCAAAAGAGACACCTGTGGTTTTTTATCTTGCTGGCCAACCGATACTTCCTCCACTTGGGTTGTTTGATGGACTTAAAGTTGTTCTTGAGAATATGGTCTCATATATACAGAGTGAAATTCCTGGCAAGACACTCAAGTTTTGGCGGCTGCAATCACCACGGCATTTTTATGGTGGTGAGTGGAACCAAAATGGAAGTTGTTTGTTCAATGAGCCCCTCAAGGAATATGAG CTTGATTTATGGTTTGATCCCAGCAAAAATGGTGTGAACAAAGAAGCAAGAAAAATTAATCATGCAATTGAACAGATATTGCAAGGCACAGATATTCACTTGCTGGATCTAACTCATTTGAGCGAGTATAGAGCTGATGCACACCCTGCAATTTGGTTAGGGAAGAAGGATGCTGTAGCAATCTGGGGACAGGATTGCATGCATTGGTGCCTGCCTGGTGTTCCTGACACATGGGTTGATATCTTGTCCGAGCTCATCCGCCAAGGTGTTATGAGGAACTGA